From Salinirubrum litoreum, one genomic window encodes:
- a CDS encoding sugar ABC transporter ATP-binding protein — protein MASELHTDATDARPGQTDSDEHSFRVEGVSKSFRHVQALDGVSLAVDHGEVVGLVGENGAGKSTLLNILTGVLQADEGQLYVDGEAVEFTNPRQAANYGVSLVHQEQDVITTMRGYENLYLGREMERFGVLEKEQMREEAQAFVDELGINIDVDERVRNYTFNERQMLEIAKAFHVSQKSENPVILLDEPTAGLEESGREILFDLVNDLRDRATFVFVSHELDEVLQISDRIYVLKDGELVDATTAAEATTDTLQQAMVGRETADEYYRVPDQRREADLGATAMRMDSVAHEETVGPISFSLREGEIFGIVGVEGSGKQRFGRLLAGDLDVTEGSISVGDTTLENPTVSDMVDAGVGYIPKDRKSEGLLLYQSVLVNTSLAMVRDMNGTLPILDLDAEAEATLDAIEELAIKTPGPKALVHGLSGGNQQKVVIARWLAQETPVLVMDNVTRGIDVGAKEEVYRLCRELTDRGVSIVFIGDELPEVIGMSNRIAVMAKGEFVGDPFDASPGNKPTEEDLIQEMI, from the coding sequence ATGGCATCAGAACTACACACCGACGCGACGGACGCCCGGCCCGGCCAGACCGACAGTGACGAGCACAGTTTCCGGGTCGAGGGCGTCTCGAAGTCGTTCCGGCACGTCCAGGCGCTCGACGGCGTCTCGCTGGCGGTCGACCACGGCGAGGTCGTCGGCCTGGTCGGGGAGAACGGCGCGGGCAAGAGTACGCTCCTGAACATCCTGACCGGCGTGTTGCAGGCCGACGAGGGGCAACTGTACGTCGACGGGGAGGCCGTCGAGTTCACGAACCCGCGTCAGGCGGCGAACTACGGCGTCTCGCTCGTCCACCAGGAACAGGACGTCATCACGACCATGCGGGGGTACGAGAACCTCTACCTCGGGCGTGAGATGGAGCGGTTCGGAGTCCTCGAGAAAGAACAGATGCGCGAGGAGGCACAGGCGTTCGTCGACGAACTCGGCATCAACATCGACGTCGACGAGCGCGTCCGCAACTACACGTTCAACGAGCGCCAGATGCTCGAGATCGCGAAAGCGTTCCACGTCTCACAGAAGTCCGAGAACCCCGTCATCCTGCTCGACGAGCCGACGGCCGGGTTGGAGGAGAGCGGTCGAGAGATCCTGTTCGATCTCGTGAACGACCTGCGCGACCGGGCGACGTTCGTCTTCGTCTCGCACGAACTCGACGAGGTGTTGCAGATCTCCGACCGCATCTACGTCCTCAAGGACGGGGAACTCGTCGACGCAACCACGGCGGCCGAGGCCACCACGGACACGTTGCAACAGGCGATGGTCGGTCGGGAGACCGCCGACGAGTACTACCGCGTCCCCGACCAGCGACGCGAGGCCGATCTCGGCGCGACGGCGATGCGCATGGACTCGGTCGCCCACGAGGAGACGGTCGGCCCGATCTCCTTTTCGCTCCGTGAAGGCGAGATATTCGGCATCGTCGGCGTCGAGGGGTCGGGCAAACAGCGCTTCGGTCGCCTGCTCGCCGGCGATCTCGACGTGACCGAAGGATCGATCTCGGTCGGCGACACCACCCTGGAGAACCCGACGGTCTCGGACATGGTCGACGCGGGCGTCGGCTACATCCCGAAAGACCGGAAGTCCGAAGGGTTGTTGCTCTACCAGTCGGTGCTGGTCAACACCTCGCTGGCGATGGTCCGGGACATGAACGGTACCCTGCCCATCCTCGACCTGGACGCCGAAGCCGAGGCGACCCTCGACGCCATCGAGGAACTGGCGATCAAGACGCCGGGTCCCAAGGCGCTAGTTCACGGGCTGAGCGGCGGGAACCAGCAGAAGGTCGTCATCGCCCGGTGGCTGGCACAGGAGACCCCGGTGCTCGTGATGGACAACGTGACGCGGGGGATCGACGTCGGTGCCAAAGAGGAGGTGTACCGGCTCTGCCGTGAACTGACCGACCGGGGGGTCTCTATCGTCTTCATCGGCGACGAGTTGCCGGAGGTCATCGGCATGTCGAACCGGATCGCCGTGATGGCCAAAGGCGAGTTCGTCGGCGACCCGTTCGACGCCTCGCCGGGGAACAAACCGACCGAAGAGGACCTGATACAGGAGATGATCTAA
- a CDS encoding ABC transporter permease: MLFGLMIIFTLTTERFFTEANLLDNVAKNAITLLLVALAGTFPILQQSIDLSVESVVLLTGVVTVVLIAQFGLGLLAIPLAIGVGMLAGLFNGVVFTKLKVPSFLVTLGTLSVMAGVGKIITGGSTITFRDPGIRLISNGDVFGIPNLVLWGLLVYVGTIVLAFRTKFGRYCFALGENERVVELAGAKVDRYKIYPFVLSGLLCGIAGVLLTLRISSASPNIGSGLLLPSIAAIVMGGTALTGGVGGPHRTILGVLVIAVLNNGMNLLGIDSFVQEIILGLVVVAAVALSIDRDKIDVVK; the protein is encoded by the coding sequence ATGCTGTTCGGGCTGATGATCATCTTCACCCTCACCACGGAGCGGTTCTTCACCGAGGCCAACCTGCTCGACAACGTCGCGAAGAACGCCATCACGCTCCTGCTTGTGGCGCTGGCGGGGACCTTCCCCATCCTCCAGCAGAGCATCGACCTGTCGGTCGAGTCGGTCGTGTTGTTGACGGGCGTCGTGACCGTGGTCCTGATCGCACAGTTCGGCCTCGGCCTGCTCGCTATCCCACTCGCCATCGGCGTCGGGATGCTCGCCGGCCTGTTCAACGGCGTCGTCTTCACGAAACTCAAGGTACCCTCGTTCCTCGTCACGCTCGGGACGCTCTCGGTGATGGCCGGCGTCGGGAAGATCATCACCGGCGGGTCGACGATCACCTTCCGGGACCCCGGTATCCGTCTCATCTCGAACGGGGACGTCTTCGGCATCCCCAACCTCGTGCTGTGGGGCCTACTCGTCTACGTGGGCACCATCGTCCTCGCGTTCCGGACGAAGTTCGGCCGGTACTGCTTCGCGCTCGGCGAGAACGAGCGTGTCGTCGAGTTGGCCGGCGCGAAGGTCGACCGCTACAAGATCTACCCCTTCGTGCTGTCGGGACTCCTCTGTGGCATCGCCGGCGTCCTGTTGACACTCCGCATCTCGTCGGCCTCGCCGAACATCGGGAGCGGTCTCCTGCTCCCCAGCATCGCCGCCATCGTCATGGGCGGGACTGCGTTGACCGGCGGCGTCGGCGGCCCCCACCGGACCATCCTCGGTGTGCTCGTCATCGCGGTACTGAACAACGGGATGAACCTGCTCGGCATCGACTCGTTCGTCCAGGAGATCATCCTCGGTCTCGTCGTCGTCGCAGCAGTGGCACTGTCCATCGACCGCGACAAGATCGACGTGGTGAAGTGA
- a CDS encoding aldehyde ferredoxin oxidoreductase family protein has translation MLSVEGPLLSVDVGARETTTERIDPVLDSFIGGRGVATKLAHDRLPFDADPFGPANALYFTTGPMQTSTMSFTGRMNCTGLSPQTGGLLSSNAGGFMSRNFADTGYAAVEVTGTSDELLVVHVSDEGVEFEPVPDLAGATVPETTDYVESEHGLESDHVACIGPAGENRVRFASLMTSESRAFGRGGLGAVLGSKNVKAITFAGDSRREVEVPAMQMDIHREAATSDHIMKQQGTTSVTSLANEVSALPTRYFSELQFEGVDGINGDRVGEKKYKKGTCSQCAFACKLPTKDEERGVETEGPEYETVMSFGSNCGVDDIVDVMQSNELCDRYGLDTISCGNTVAAYLAHEDAFGDAELIHEIVEQIAHREGVGDTLAEGIDRFHEELGVENWTVKGLDFAAHDGRTLNGQGLSYAIANRGADHMFTTLYAWEYPLVDSSEALDPTGLEGKAPHVVKQENARALEDCGVVCRFSRSFMTPERFEGLFGADYEDLLAVGSRVVELERHFNNKRGFDRADDTLPYELPGFDAALDAYYAQRDWNADGTVPDAAVGDDPVSAD, from the coding sequence ATGCTGTCCGTAGAGGGACCCCTCCTCAGCGTCGACGTGGGCGCTCGGGAGACGACGACGGAGCGAATCGACCCGGTACTGGACTCGTTTATCGGCGGTCGGGGTGTCGCGACGAAACTCGCACACGACCGACTCCCGTTCGACGCCGACCCCTTCGGCCCGGCGAACGCGCTGTACTTCACGACCGGCCCGATGCAGACGTCGACGATGAGTTTCACCGGCCGGATGAACTGTACCGGCCTCTCGCCACAGACCGGCGGCCTGCTCTCGTCGAACGCCGGCGGCTTCATGTCGCGGAACTTCGCCGACACCGGCTACGCGGCCGTCGAGGTGACGGGGACGAGCGACGAACTGCTCGTCGTCCACGTCTCCGACGAGGGCGTCGAGTTCGAACCGGTCCCGGATCTCGCGGGCGCGACCGTCCCCGAGACGACCGACTACGTCGAGTCCGAACACGGCCTCGAATCCGACCACGTCGCCTGTATCGGTCCCGCCGGCGAGAACCGGGTGCGCTTCGCCTCGCTCATGACCAGCGAGTCGCGGGCGTTCGGCCGTGGCGGCCTCGGCGCGGTCCTCGGCTCGAAGAACGTGAAGGCCATCACCTTCGCGGGGGACTCCCGCCGGGAGGTCGAGGTTCCGGCGATGCAGATGGACATCCACCGCGAGGCCGCCACCTCCGATCACATCATGAAACAACAGGGGACGACGAGCGTCACGTCGCTGGCGAACGAGGTGTCCGCGCTCCCGACGCGGTACTTCTCCGAGTTGCAGTTCGAGGGTGTCGACGGGATCAACGGCGACCGGGTCGGCGAGAAGAAGTACAAGAAGGGGACCTGCTCGCAGTGTGCGTTCGCGTGTAAACTCCCCACCAAAGACGAGGAGCGCGGCGTCGAGACGGAAGGCCCGGAGTACGAGACGGTGATGAGCTTCGGGTCGAACTGCGGGGTGGACGACATCGTCGACGTGATGCAGTCGAACGAACTCTGTGACCGGTACGGACTGGACACCATCTCGTGTGGGAACACCGTCGCCGCGTACCTCGCGCACGAAGACGCGTTCGGCGACGCCGAGTTGATCCACGAGATCGTCGAGCAGATCGCCCACCGCGAGGGGGTCGGCGACACGCTCGCCGAGGGGATCGACCGGTTCCACGAGGAACTCGGCGTCGAGAACTGGACCGTGAAGGGGCTGGACTTCGCGGCGCACGACGGCCGGACGCTCAACGGACAGGGGCTGAGCTACGCCATCGCCAACCGGGGGGCAGACCACATGTTCACCACGCTGTACGCGTGGGAGTACCCCCTCGTCGACAGCAGCGAGGCGCTGGACCCGACCGGCCTGGAGGGGAAGGCACCCCACGTCGTCAAACAGGAGAACGCCCGGGCGCTGGAGGACTGCGGTGTCGTCTGTCGGTTCTCGCGGAGCTTCATGACGCCCGAACGGTTCGAGGGACTGTTCGGAGCCGACTACGAGGACCTGCTCGCAGTCGGGTCGCGGGTCGTCGAACTCGAACGCCACTTCAACAACAAGCGGGGCTTCGACCGGGCCGACGACACGCTCCCGTACGAGTTGCCCGGGTTCGACGCGGCACTGGACGCGTACTACGCACAGCGCGACTGGAACGCCGACGGGACCGTCCCCGACGCCGCCGTCGGCGACGACCCGGTGTCGGCGGACTGA
- a CDS encoding SDR family NAD(P)-dependent oxidoreductase, with the protein MSDRLAGRVAVVTGASSGNGRAIARRFAEEGAKVTVADVREEPRLGGTPTHELVTEAGGDALFVETDVSSVADLRHVVDETVSAFGSLDVMVNNAGVERQLPVGEATEDDYAWLMEINLKGVYFGCQVAIEEMQSQDDGGVVVNMSSIAGLRGLANSSLYCTSKGGVTNLTRQLAVEQGEHGIRVNALNPGFIETAMTMEDGETADGILDQTPLGRAGQPEEVADAAVFLASDESSFVTGHNLVLDGGFTA; encoded by the coding sequence ATGAGCGACAGACTGGCAGGTCGGGTCGCGGTCGTGACCGGCGCGTCCTCTGGCAACGGGCGGGCGATCGCCCGCCGCTTCGCGGAGGAGGGCGCGAAAGTGACCGTCGCCGACGTGCGCGAGGAACCACGTCTCGGGGGCACGCCGACGCACGAACTCGTCACCGAGGCGGGCGGCGACGCACTGTTCGTCGAGACGGACGTGAGTAGCGTCGCCGACCTCCGGCACGTCGTCGACGAGACGGTCTCGGCGTTCGGGTCGCTCGACGTGATGGTGAACAACGCGGGCGTCGAGAGACAGTTGCCCGTCGGCGAGGCGACCGAGGACGACTACGCGTGGCTGATGGAGATCAACCTGAAGGGAGTCTACTTCGGCTGTCAGGTCGCCATCGAGGAGATGCAGTCGCAGGACGACGGTGGCGTCGTCGTCAACATGTCCTCGATCGCCGGCCTCCGGGGACTGGCGAACTCCTCGCTGTACTGTACCTCGAAGGGCGGGGTGACGAACCTCACACGCCAACTCGCGGTCGAACAGGGCGAACACGGCATCCGGGTGAACGCGCTCAACCCCGGCTTCATCGAGACGGCGATGACGATGGAGGACGGCGAGACCGCAGACGGCATCCTCGACCAGACGCCGCTGGGGCGGGCGGGCCAACCTGAGGAGGTCGCCGACGCCGCGGTGTTCCTCGCGAGCGACGAGTCCTCGTTCGTCACGGGCCACAACCTCGTTCTCGACGGGGGTTTCACGGCCTGA
- a CDS encoding amidohydrolase family protein yields MLDSGALVVDSVSHCFNHTPENHKHPHAQRWDDETFQLGEKLLPEGYVPSEEVFYRDHQPEELARLLFLESQIDYSVYHSLPLDDYFHDGYVSREKGFEFMEQNPERVSMYVDINPLEDDAGDQIEEYAARDGVEGIKFYPARYQNGNDLSLQLTENAVWPLLERIADSEVDTLAIHKFIPFATAPVRYFQPGDVEDAANSFPDLNFEIIHAGFSFVEETVLAMASHDNVYANLENTACLVNTRPKKFARALGEMLYWAGPDRIVYAGGATALHPQPPIEGIWNFEMPEELIEGEDYPEVTEEDKEKILGGNALRLLDKDPEQVKKDIEGDRWDQLRQEREETGDFPAAPWSTYGTDTAAPADD; encoded by the coding sequence ATGCTGGACAGTGGCGCGTTGGTGGTTGACTCGGTCTCACACTGTTTCAACCACACACCCGAGAACCACAAGCATCCGCACGCACAGCGCTGGGACGACGAGACGTTTCAACTCGGGGAGAAACTCCTGCCCGAGGGCTACGTCCCCTCCGAGGAGGTCTTCTACCGAGACCACCAGCCAGAGGAACTCGCTCGACTCCTCTTCTTGGAGAGCCAGATCGACTACTCCGTCTATCACTCGCTCCCCTTGGACGACTACTTCCACGACGGCTACGTCTCCCGGGAGAAGGGGTTCGAGTTCATGGAACAGAACCCCGAGCGCGTCTCGATGTACGTCGACATCAACCCGCTGGAGGACGACGCGGGCGACCAGATCGAAGAGTACGCCGCGCGCGACGGCGTCGAGGGGATCAAGTTCTACCCGGCCCGCTACCAGAACGGCAACGACCTCTCGCTCCAGTTGACGGAGAACGCGGTCTGGCCGCTGCTCGAACGCATCGCCGACAGCGAGGTGGACACCCTCGCCATCCACAAGTTCATCCCCTTTGCCACGGCCCCGGTGCGGTACTTCCAGCCGGGCGACGTGGAAGACGCCGCGAACTCGTTCCCGGACCTCAACTTCGAGATCATCCACGCCGGCTTCTCGTTCGTCGAGGAGACGGTGCTGGCGATGGCGAGCCACGACAACGTCTACGCCAACCTCGAGAACACGGCCTGTCTCGTGAACACCCGACCGAAGAAGTTCGCGCGCGCACTCGGCGAGATGCTCTACTGGGCCGGTCCGGACCGCATCGTCTACGCCGGCGGGGCGACGGCGCTTCACCCACAGCCACCCATCGAGGGGATCTGGAACTTCGAGATGCCCGAGGAACTCATCGAGGGTGAGGACTACCCCGAGGTCACCGAGGAGGACAAAGAGAAGATCCTGGGCGGCAACGCGCTCCGACTCCTCGACAAGGACCCCGAGCAGGTGAAGAAGGACATCGAGGGCGACCGGTGGGACCAACTCCGCCAGGAGCGCGAGGAGACCGGCGACTTCCCGGCAGCGCCGTGGTCGACCTACGGAACCGACACCGCCGCCCCCGCAGACGACTGA
- a CDS encoding metal-sulfur cluster assembly factor has translation MSSSITPDHSFDDDLKTAIRDELLEVLDPCSCMSEHPVNIVDLGLLEDIAIDDGDVEITLLLTSQRCTYFLDINDEIRERVGALADVDSVEVHQDTSGEIWTRERMSEQERTARRERFRAQMDAAGITPYAERSQ, from the coding sequence ATGTCGAGTTCAATCACACCGGACCACTCGTTCGACGACGATCTGAAGACGGCCATCCGTGACGAGCTCCTCGAGGTGCTCGACCCCTGCAGTTGTATGAGCGAACACCCGGTCAACATCGTCGACCTCGGACTGCTCGAGGACATCGCCATCGACGACGGCGACGTGGAGATCACGCTCCTGTTGACCTCCCAGCGGTGCACCTACTTCCTCGACATCAACGACGAGATACGCGAGCGAGTCGGGGCACTCGCCGACGTGGACAGCGTCGAGGTCCACCAGGACACCAGCGGCGAGATCTGGACGCGAGAGCGGATGTCCGAGCAGGAGCGGACGGCCCGACGCGAGCGATTCAGGGCACAGATGGACGCCGCCGGCATCACGCCGTACGCCGAACGGAGCCAGTGA
- a CDS encoding universal stress protein, translated as MARTLLVALKDENHAEVIASYVAEAHEGVDVRLLHVVEYTEKKTSLSRGGRDKPDGWYAKALDNAEDLFETARATLEPAVGEITTAVESGDASAEILEQAAEIDADGIVLGFRKRSPTGKLIFGSTAQDVLLSASCPVVAVPPSDP; from the coding sequence ATGGCCCGAACGCTCCTCGTCGCGCTGAAAGACGAGAACCACGCCGAGGTGATCGCCTCCTACGTCGCGGAGGCACACGAAGGGGTCGACGTGCGACTGCTGCACGTCGTCGAGTACACCGAGAAGAAGACCAGTCTCTCGCGAGGCGGCCGTGACAAACCGGACGGGTGGTACGCGAAGGCGCTGGACAATGCGGAGGACCTGTTCGAGACGGCGAGAGCGACGCTGGAACCGGCCGTCGGAGAGATAACGACCGCCGTCGAGTCGGGCGACGCCTCGGCGGAGATTCTGGAGCAGGCCGCGGAGATCGACGCCGACGGCATCGTGCTCGGCTTCCGCAAACGGAGCCCGACGGGGAAGCTGATCTTCGGGTCGACCGCACAGGACGTGCTGCTGTCGGCGTCCTGTCCGGTGGTCGCGGTGCCGCCGAGCGACCCCTGA
- a CDS encoding AMP-binding protein has product MSADPTPDSERIVHEPSQEFVESTNVWQFMQTYGIEDREAVIERTTTDLDGEPESGVDWFWDELVDYLGVDFFEDYDSVRDDTDGPQFTDWYPGGELNIAYNTVDRHAAVDSETRNTVATIWEGEDGEVREVTYHELHRQANKVANALAERDVETGDRVGLYMPMVPEVVSILYGCFKIGAVAVPIFSGFGVDATATRLEDPACDVLFTADGFYRRGSEVTLKGAADEAIEQADHHVAHTIVYERFADTDTVVDVPMTEGRDQFWDAAVEPQSATFETKSLPSDQESMLLYSSGTTGKPKGIVHTHAGGLLQPAKEIHFGFDQQPGDRFFWMSDIGWMMGPWTLIGNHAFGGTVFVYEGAPDYPDPDRFWAMIDRHSLTQFGISPTAIRALRKQGDEWLDGHDLSSLRLLGSTGEPWDAESWLWFYEHVGGGDTPIINISGGTEICGCFLMPMPNQSLKPCSLGGPGLGMDVDIVNSAGESVADSHERGFLVARDSCPSMTKSLWDGDERYLEEYWSTFADPPLWDHGDWAQKDEDGLWFLHGRADDALNVAGRKVGPAEVEGAAMEHTEVNQVAAVGVPDDTTGTAVVTYVVTEAGVTESDDLRAAIRAMIGDQLGKPFRPREVLFVDEFPKTQSGKVVRRAVQATYTGEELGDLSSIENPEALDRLADAR; this is encoded by the coding sequence ATGTCAGCCGATCCCACACCGGATAGTGAGCGGATCGTCCACGAGCCCAGTCAGGAGTTCGTCGAATCTACCAACGTCTGGCAGTTCATGCAGACGTACGGTATCGAGGACCGCGAGGCCGTCATCGAGCGGACGACCACGGACCTCGACGGAGAGCCGGAGTCCGGCGTCGACTGGTTCTGGGACGAACTCGTCGACTACCTCGGTGTCGACTTCTTCGAGGACTACGACTCGGTCCGCGACGACACCGACGGGCCGCAGTTCACCGACTGGTATCCCGGCGGCGAGTTGAACATCGCGTACAACACGGTCGACCGGCACGCGGCCGTCGACAGCGAGACGCGGAACACGGTCGCCACCATCTGGGAGGGCGAGGACGGGGAGGTGCGGGAGGTCACGTACCACGAACTCCACCGGCAGGCGAACAAGGTCGCCAACGCCCTCGCGGAGCGAGACGTCGAGACGGGCGACCGCGTCGGGCTCTACATGCCGATGGTGCCCGAGGTCGTGAGCATCCTCTACGGCTGTTTCAAGATCGGTGCCGTCGCGGTCCCCATCTTCTCCGGCTTCGGCGTGGACGCGACCGCGACCCGGCTGGAGGACCCCGCCTGTGACGTGCTGTTCACCGCAGACGGCTTCTACCGGCGCGGGAGCGAGGTGACGCTGAAAGGTGCCGCAGACGAGGCGATCGAACAGGCCGACCACCACGTGGCCCACACCATCGTCTACGAACGGTTCGCGGACACCGACACCGTGGTCGACGTGCCGATGACCGAAGGCAGGGATCAGTTCTGGGACGCGGCCGTCGAGCCTCAGTCGGCCACGTTCGAGACCAAGTCGCTCCCCTCGGATCAGGAGTCGATGTTGCTCTACTCGTCGGGCACCACCGGCAAACCGAAGGGGATCGTCCACACCCACGCGGGCGGGCTGTTGCAACCGGCCAAAGAGATCCACTTCGGCTTCGATCAACAGCCCGGCGACCGGTTCTTCTGGATGAGCGACATCGGCTGGATGATGGGGCCGTGGACGCTGATCGGGAACCACGCTTTCGGCGGGACCGTGTTCGTCTACGAGGGCGCGCCGGACTACCCCGACCCCGACCGCTTCTGGGCGATGATCGATCGCCACTCGCTGACACAGTTCGGCATCTCGCCGACGGCGATCCGCGCCCTGCGAAAGCAGGGCGACGAGTGGCTGGACGGCCACGACCTCTCCTCGCTCCGCCTGCTCGGGTCGACCGGCGAACCCTGGGACGCGGAGTCGTGGCTGTGGTTCTACGAGCACGTCGGCGGCGGGGACACGCCGATCATCAACATCTCGGGCGGCACGGAGATCTGCGGCTGTTTCCTGATGCCGATGCCGAACCAGTCACTCAAGCCCTGTTCGCTCGGCGGTCCCGGTCTCGGGATGGACGTCGACATCGTGAACTCGGCGGGCGAGTCGGTCGCCGACAGTCACGAACGCGGCTTCCTCGTCGCCCGCGACTCCTGTCCCTCGATGACGAAATCGCTGTGGGACGGCGACGAGCGTTACCTCGAGGAGTATTGGTCGACCTTCGCGGACCCGCCGTTGTGGGACCACGGCGACTGGGCCCAGAAAGACGAAGACGGCCTGTGGTTCCTCCACGGGCGGGCCGACGACGCGCTGAACGTCGCCGGTCGGAAGGTCGGCCCCGCCGAAGTCGAAGGTGCCGCGATGGAACACACAGAGGTCAACCAGGTCGCCGCCGTCGGCGTCCCGGACGACACGACCGGCACCGCCGTCGTCACCTACGTCGTCACCGAAGCGGGTGTCACCGAGTCGGACGACCTGCGGGCGGCGATCCGCGCGATGATCGGCGACCAACTCGGCAAACCGTTCCGGCCCCGCGAGGTGCTGTTCGTTGACGAGTTCCCGAAGACGCAGTCCGGGAAGGTCGTCCGGCGTGCCGTGCAGGCCACCTACACGGGCGAGGAACTCGGCGATCTGAGCAGTATCGAGAACCCCGAGGCGCTGGACCGCCTCGCAGACGCACGCTGA
- a CDS encoding gamma carbonic anhydrase family protein, protein MQRSVHGSTPEIAESAFVSEMSYTVGDVTVGERSSLWPFVCLRGDDGPTVVGEESNVQEFTMLHGATVGDRVTVGHGVVVDYATVESDSLVGMSSTIQRGAVVESECLVAANSLVTEGQTIPSGHLAYGAPAETRPLESAHLDEIGRIHDLYVDHAATYKEAGLE, encoded by the coding sequence ATGCAGCGTTCAGTACACGGGTCGACTCCGGAGATCGCGGAGTCGGCGTTCGTCTCGGAGATGTCCTACACCGTGGGTGACGTGACGGTCGGCGAGCGATCGAGTCTCTGGCCGTTCGTCTGCCTGCGCGGTGACGACGGACCGACGGTCGTCGGCGAGGAGAGCAACGTCCAGGAGTTCACCATGCTCCACGGAGCCACGGTCGGCGACAGAGTGACCGTCGGACACGGGGTCGTCGTGGACTACGCCACCGTCGAGAGCGACTCGCTCGTCGGGATGTCGAGCACGATCCAGCGCGGCGCGGTGGTCGAATCCGAGTGTCTGGTGGCCGCGAACAGCCTCGTCACCGAGGGACAGACCATCCCGTCCGGACACCTCGCGTACGGTGCCCCGGCGGAGACCCGACCACTGGAGAGCGCACACCTCGACGAGATCGGCCGCATCCACGACCTCTACGTCGACCACGCAGCGACGTACAAGGAGGCGGGACTGGAGTGA